A window of Flavobacterium branchiarum genomic DNA:
CTGAATGGGTTTCATTAAGTATTCTATACTTACACTATTATTACTAAATGCTCTAAAAGTATATTCATCATAGGCAGTTGTAAATATTATCGGGCATTTAATAATTGACTGATCGAATATGGAAAAACTAACCCCATCAGCCAAACATATATCCATTGTAATTAAATCTGGTGAATTGTTTAAATTTAACCAGGAAACTGCATCCTTAACTGTATCAATTATTTGCAAAATTTCACAGTTAGGTTCCAATTCTTCTAACAATCTTTTTAGGCGACGAGCATTTAAGTCTTCATCTTCTATAATTAAAATTCTCATACTGTTTATAGATAGTGGTGATTAATTAAGTGAAAATTCTATTGGTATTATTGAAAATTAAATAGGACCTATTAAAAATGATTCTGACTTAAAGACATTGCATACAAGACCCTATACACATTTGATCACTAGAAATACTTACATTAATTTGGTGTCATACGTACATGCTAATAACAATTGAACATCTTTGTCGATTTCAATCCCATTAACTTCGCTATATCAGCGTGAATTGTGTGTTGCTTATTCCGCTTTTAATTTATCCACAATGGTTTTGATTTCAGGTATAGCTTCATCCACACCTATATAACCAACGTTTTTGTAACGTATAAAACCATTCTTGTCAATAAAGAATTTAGCAGGAAGTCCAGAAATTTTATAGGCAGCTGAAACAGGGCTTTTTCCAAGAACCTCGTCCTTTAAATCCATGTAAACATCAAATCGGTTTCCCCTTGCAATTAGCATCTTTTTAGCATCATCAGCAGCATTTGGGCTTTTTTCTTGGGTATGAATAAACATAAAAACAACGCTATCATCGTTTTTGTAGTAATCTACGGCCTTCTGCATACCCGGGAAAGAGGCTATGCAAGGCTGGCACCAAGTAGCCCAAAAGTCTAAGATAACGATTTTACCCTTTAGACTTTTTAACGAAACGCTTTTTCCGTTTAAATCTTTAAGTTCAAAATCTGGAGCCAATTGGTTAGTCTCCATTTTTGCTATTTTTGTCAATGTGCTATTATGGTCCACAGTTTCCATAGAATCGAGCAGAAATTCATAGCGTATCTCGTCACCATATTTATTTTGAAATAACTTTCTTGAAGCATCTTTGAATCTATCACTTCTATTTGCCGAAATTTTCAGTAATCTATTAACTTCATTGAAAGCATCCAGCTGTTTATCAGCTTCGATCAGTGCGAAAGGATAAATTTCAGCATCTGCACTTAAAAAATCAGACTTGTCTTCATTATTAGGCTTTAGATACTCCAATGCAGCTTTAAACTCCTTACGTTTATAGAGAATCAAACCGTAGTGAAAGTTGTTTGATCCAGTTTGACCCAAAAAAGGCTTTACAAGTTCTTCAGCATCATTCAGCATCCCAGCTTCGATAAGAGCTCGAGTAACTGTAGATAAACTGCTTGTCTTCCAACTTTTATTATTAATCTTATTCATCCAGTAGTTTGCCTTCTGAGCATCTCCTGCGTGGGCATAAGCTTTAGCGGCTATGTATCGGCCAGCATCTAATATCATGGCATCTCTTGGTTCCGATGCAGACTGCTTTTCCATTTGAACAAGCATTTTTTCAATGCTAATTGGATCTGTTTCAGATTTTATTGCATTATAGAGGTAAGTAGTTGACTGTTCCTCAACAACAATTTGCCCAATTGCTTTTATTGGAGTAGCCATTACTACTAAAAGCAAAATTGTCACGATAATCATACATTTTTTTTCCATTTTCTTTTAATTAGGTTATCTATAGTAATAGACCACTAAAAACACAATTTGGGGGGGCAACTATCATTTTATTAATATCCTTCTATTAGCCTTATTAATTTTTTCTGTATTCATTTGGTGTCATACCTACTTGTTTTTTGAAGAATTTACCAAATGATGTGGCATCAGCATAGTTAAAATGTTCTGCCAATTCTTTAATGGTAATTTTTGAAGATTTAATAAGAGCCTTTGCTTCCGCTATAATATATTCAAAGACCCATTCGTTGACCGTCTTTCCTGTCTGTTGTTTTATGATCGTCGATAAGTATTTGGTCGATAATAATAGCTTTTCGGCATAGAACAATGTGTCTTTTTCATTCTTGTAGTGTTTAAATAAGAGCTGATAGAACTCCCAAACTAGTTTTTCCTTTTTTGTCAGGCCTTCGGTATTTAAATATGTATGGTTTTTTTCAATCAGCGCAAACTCGTACATGCCTGACAATAATGAATGCTGTATGATCTGTCTTCTGAACAAATTATCTTTCCGATTATATTTTTCAAGCAGATTATCATAAAGCTTTAATAATATATTATATTCTTCAATATCGGCTTTAAAATAAGACGTCTGTCTTGCATCGGGATAGAGATATGAAGCATCGAAAGCAGCGACGAACTCAAGAGATATTAACATATATTTCATCATAAAATCACTGCTTATTTCTTCTGGCACATATTGGATGATAGTGCCGGGAGAGAGTGCTATGACGTCTCTTTCAGATAGCGGAACAGATTTTAAGTTGACTTTCATATTACCGTTCCCTTTTATACATATACCAACAAGTAAGGAATTAATCTTTACCGGATGTTCGAGCGTTATTCCAATAATATCTTCACTTGTATCTGATATCGCAAAATCGTTCCTCAGATTATCATCCGCCAAATTCAGGTGTGAAACTTCCAAGGTGTAAATAGTTTTTTGTTTCATCATCACATTATCTTTTAAGACAAATAAACCATTTTTTTCAATTTATCCGTCTATTATTCCAAAAATAGTACCATCTGACTATAAATTAGGAATGTGTGACCTTTTTAATATATGCTGTAGAACGGAACTTTGCAATGTTAAAATATTGAATTAATCGGTATGAAAATTAGAAACTATTTAGCAATCGCCTCTTTTATCCTTTTTCTCATTACAAGCTGTAAGAACAAAGAAAAGGAAATCCAAAATGAACAGCAGATTCCAGTAAAGGCAGTATTGATTGCACTGAATGATATTGACGGACAGAGAAAGTATATCGGTTCCGTCGAAGAGTCTGCGCAGACCCAGCTAAGTTTTCAGGTTGCTGGAAATGTAAAGCAGATACTTGTTTCCGAAGGAAGTAAGGTCAATGCAGGTCAACTCTTAGCAACTTTGGATAAAGGCCGTTACCAAAAGGCTTATGAGGTAGCAAAGTCCCAGAAAAAGCAAGCTAAGGATGCCTATCAGAGACTTAAGATTATTTATGATAACAAGAGTTTACCTGAGATCAAGATTATTGAAGCTCAATCTATTCTTGAACAGGCAGAAGCTGCAGAGTCTCTTGCTCTAAAGGATGTAGAAGACTGTAACCTCTATGCCCCTTACAGTGGAGTAATCGGGACCAAGGGTATTGATCTGGGTGCAAATGTAGCTGCTGGTATGCCGGTTTTTACAGTACTTAAAGTAGAAAAAATACGGGTTAAAGTTTCTGTTCCCGAGAATGATATAAAAGAGTTGAAAATCGGTGATGATGCAAATATCTACTTAAAGACACTGGATAAGACTTATACCGGAAAAATTATCGAGAAGGGAGTTGTGGCCAATCCATATTCCAGAGCATATACGGTTAAGGTAGATATTCTAAATGGCAGCGACGAACTGCTTCCGGGGATGGACTGTAACATTACATTTAAATCGGATAACTTGACAGGCTATTCACTTCCAATTTCTGTAATTCAAATTTCTGCAAGGAATGAACGGTATGTGTGGAAGGTCAGTAAAGACAATACTGTGTCAAAACAAACAGTGAAAATAGGAGAACTGACTTCAGATGGCGTGGTTGTCTTAGAAGGTATTGGAGAAGGAGACCGGATTGTTACCGAAGGTTTTCAAAAAATCTTTGAAGGATCTAAAGTTATCGTTAACTAAAAACTTGAACTATAAGAAATGGCAAATAATATTAAAGCAGTAGCATGGGCTATGCGTTACCATAAAGTTGTCTTTTTAGTAACGGCGTTACTTCTACTAGCGGGAATTGGTGGGCTTCTCTATATGCCCAAACAGGAATATCCAACTGTAAATATAAATCAGGGGATTATTGCGGGAATATACCCCGGAGCTAATTCAGAACAGGTCGCAAAACAACTGACCAAACCTTTGGAAGAACATCTTTTCAAATATAAAGAAGTAAAAAGAAAGGCTACCTATTCACAGTCTAAAGACGGTATTGTTTACGTTTACATTACCTTGAATGATTATGTAAAAAACAAGGATGAGGTATGGGCAAAAATAAGACACGGCTTAAATGAACTTAAACAGGAACTGCCTCCCGAGGTATTGGCGCTGGTAGTAGATTCAGAGTTCGGTGAAACTTCAGCTTTACTGTTTTCAGTCGAGTCCGAAAGTAAAACTTACCGACAGCTTGAAGGCTATTTGGAGAAAATAGAATCGAGACTAAGACAGGTACCCGAAGTTTCAAAGTTGACAAAATCAGGAGAGCAGAAAGAAAGGATAGCCATCTATCTAGATAAAGGAAAAATGGCAAAAAATGGCATTCAGGTTCAGGAAATCGGAGAAGTACTCTATACACAAGGACTGAAAGGGTATGCAGGTGATATAGATAACGGAGATATGTCAGTCCCAATCTATCTAAATACTGCGAATCAGACCGAACAGAACATTGCCAATCAAATTATCAGGGGTGATGGACAAACGGATATACTTCGGTTAAAGGATGTAGCGAATATTGTGAGAGAATATCCTACACCAGATAATTTTATCAAGAATAACGGAAAAAAGTGCTTGTTGATGTCTGTCGAAATGCAGACAGGGAATGATATTACCCGTTTCGGAAAGGAATTAAACTCCATCCTTTTAGAGGAAGGAGCCAAACTTCCTTCCGATGTTAAAATCAGTACCATTGTCGATCAATCAAAAGTTGTACAAAAATCAGTCGATGAGTTTCTGATCGAGATGCTTATAGCCATAATCTCGGTTGTACTTGTTACTGTATTTTTTATGCCCGTACGTGTTGCAGCAGTAGCAGCTACTTCTATTCCCATTACGATTTTTATCTCATTGGGAATTATGTATGCAGCAGGTTTCGAATTAAATGTTGTTACGTTTGCAGCACTCATAGTTGTACTCGGTCTTATCGTAGATGACTGTATCGTTATAGTAGATAGCTACATTGAGCATCTTGATGAGGGCATGTCCCGCTGGCATGCATCAATTGCAGGTGCGGGAGAGTATTTCAAATCTCTGGTTTCTGCAACACTTATCATTAGCGTTACGTTCTTCCCCTTTCTTATCACACTGAAAGGACCGAATAAAGACTTTATGTTTTCTTACCCGTGGACGCTTACAATCACACTCTTTGTTTCTCTTGCAGTAGCCTTGTTTATCATTCCTTTTATGCAGTATATCCTGATAAAAAAAGGTTTGCATAAAGATAAGGAAGACACCAAGAAAAGTTTTCTTGACCGAATTCAGTCAGGTTATGATAAGCTTCTTCCGGTATTCTTTAAACGTCCGGTATTAACCCTATCTATCTTAATTACTTCTGTGGTGTTGGCTATGTTAATGCTGGGAAATGCCAAGATGAGAATGATGCCTATTGCTGAACGTGATCTATTTGCAGTAGAAATTTATCTTCCACAGGGCAATTCTTTGGTTCAAACCGAAAAAGTGGCTGACAGTCTGGAAAAAGTCTTGAAAAAAGATGATAGGGTACTATCCATTACTTCTTTTATCGGAGCAAGCTCCCCTCGTTTCCATTCAGGTTATTCACCCAATATGCCTTCGAAAAACTACGCTCAATTTATTGTTAACACCAAATCAAATAAAGCTACAGAAGAAATACTGAATGAATATGCAGACAAATATGCCTTTCATTTCCCGAGAGCTTATGTTTTCTTTAAGCAGCTAGATAATGAGGTAGTACGCTATCCTATAGAAGTAAGATTGACAGGTGCCGATGAAACCACATTGAAATCCATGTCTAAAGAGCTGATCCGTGATTTATCTAAAATGGATGAATTCCTTTGGGTACATAACGATGCAGAAAATCCATCGTCGTCGGTACAGATAAATATAGACCAACAACTTGCTAATCGTCAGGGAATCTCTAACAATTCTGTGGCACAGGAACTTGGTGTGATTAATAAAGGCTTTGATATAACAAATGTTTGGGAGGATGACTACAAGATGAATATCACGTTGAGAGGTGAAGTAGACAGCCTAAGGCAACTTAATCGTTTAGGTGATATATATGTGCCAAACATGGCTGGTGTATCTGTACCGTTGAATCAAGTTGCCGAAGTTTCGCCTGCTTGGAGAGATGGACAGATAAACACACGCAATGGCATTTATACGATGTCTGTACTTGCCGATCTTAAGCGAAATGTAAATCCAAATGATATATTTCCTAAGGTAAGTACCTTGGTAGATTCCCTTCTTAAAAAAGATGACTATAAGAATGTTGAAGTTAAATATGGTGGTGTTTCAGAATCAAATGAAGAGTCAGTTCCGCAAACGCTTATTGCTCTGTTGATAGCCATATTCATCATCTATTTTGTACTTGTTTTTCACTACAAGAAAATCAGTCTGGCCAACCTGACGCTGGCATCAACCGTACTCTGTTTTTTCGGTGCCGCATTTGGAATATGGGTAACCGGATTTGAATTCGGAATGACTTCAGTTCTGGGATTCGTATGTCTAATCGGTATTGTAATGAGGAATGGTATTATCCTTTTTGACTATGCTGATAAGCTTAGAAAAAACGAGAAAATGACAGTAAAAGAAGCTGCATTGGAAGCTGGAAAAAGAAGGATGAGGCCAATTGTATTGACTTCGGTAGCCGCTTCAGTTGGTGTAATTACGATGTTGGTTGTTGGAAGCCCTCTCTGGGGACCAATGGCAGCTATCATCTGTTTCGGAGCACTATTCTCCATGGTCTTTATATTAACAATCCTGCCTGTTTCTTATTGGCTCGTTTACAGAAAACAGGATACTAAAATCGTAAAATAATGAAATCTCTTCACTATATATTTTTTGCCCTTCTTTTTTTGGCTACAAGTGCTGCTTCAGCACAGACTACATATACGCTGGAACAGTGCAAAGAACTCACGTTAAAGAATAACAATGCGCTAAAAGCTGATCGTTTGTCTATGGAGGAAGCATCTTTAACTAAAAAGGAAGCTTTTACCAATTATTTTCCAAAAGTAAGTGCCTTCGGATTAGGTTATCATCTTAAAGAAGGAATGATTGGCAAAGAATCCGCAGAAATGATAAACATGCTTGGTTCAAGTTTTCCGGGAATGCCCAATGTAAGGGACAGGAAAAATGGCTATATGCTAGGTATATCTT
This region includes:
- a CDS encoding LytR/AlgR family response regulator transcription factor, which gives rise to MRILIIEDEDLNARRLKRLLEELEPNCEILQIIDTVKDAVSWLNLNNSPDLITMDICLADGVSFSIFDQSIIKCPIIFTTAYDEYTFRAFSNNSVSIEYLMKPIQKDELAASLNKIKLYLGKEDLFPVFNSRNLRGDYK
- a CDS encoding helix-turn-helix domain-containing protein, producing the protein MMKQKTIYTLEVSHLNLADDNLRNDFAISDTSEDIIGITLEHPVKINSLLVGICIKGNGNMKVNLKSVPLSERDVIALSPGTIIQYVPEEISSDFMMKYMLISLEFVAAFDASYLYPDARQTSYFKADIEEYNILLKLYDNLLEKYNRKDNLFRRQIIQHSLLSGMYEFALIEKNHTYLNTEGLTKKEKLVWEFYQLLFKHYKNEKDTLFYAEKLLLSTKYLSTIIKQQTGKTVNEWVFEYIIAEAKALIKSSKITIKELAEHFNYADATSFGKFFKKQVGMTPNEYRKN
- a CDS encoding efflux RND transporter periplasmic adaptor subunit — encoded protein: MKIRNYLAIASFILFLITSCKNKEKEIQNEQQIPVKAVLIALNDIDGQRKYIGSVEESAQTQLSFQVAGNVKQILVSEGSKVNAGQLLATLDKGRYQKAYEVAKSQKKQAKDAYQRLKIIYDNKSLPEIKIIEAQSILEQAEAAESLALKDVEDCNLYAPYSGVIGTKGIDLGANVAAGMPVFTVLKVEKIRVKVSVPENDIKELKIGDDANIYLKTLDKTYTGKIIEKGVVANPYSRAYTVKVDILNGSDELLPGMDCNITFKSDNLTGYSLPISVIQISARNERYVWKVSKDNTVSKQTVKIGELTSDGVVVLEGIGEGDRIVTEGFQKIFEGSKVIVN
- a CDS encoding TlpA family protein disulfide reductase, which gives rise to MIIVTILLLVVMATPIKAIGQIVVEEQSTTYLYNAIKSETDPISIEKMLVQMEKQSASEPRDAMILDAGRYIAAKAYAHAGDAQKANYWMNKINNKSWKTSSLSTVTRALIEAGMLNDAEELVKPFLGQTGSNNFHYGLILYKRKEFKAALEYLKPNNEDKSDFLSADAEIYPFALIEADKQLDAFNEVNRLLKISANRSDRFKDASRKLFQNKYGDEIRYEFLLDSMETVDHNSTLTKIAKMETNQLAPDFELKDLNGKSVSLKSLKGKIVILDFWATWCQPCIASFPGMQKAVDYYKNDDSVVFMFIHTQEKSPNAADDAKKMLIARGNRFDVYMDLKDEVLGKSPVSAAYKISGLPAKFFIDKNGFIRYKNVGYIGVDEAIPEIKTIVDKLKAE
- a CDS encoding efflux RND transporter permease subunit; amino-acid sequence: MANNIKAVAWAMRYHKVVFLVTALLLLAGIGGLLYMPKQEYPTVNINQGIIAGIYPGANSEQVAKQLTKPLEEHLFKYKEVKRKATYSQSKDGIVYVYITLNDYVKNKDEVWAKIRHGLNELKQELPPEVLALVVDSEFGETSALLFSVESESKTYRQLEGYLEKIESRLRQVPEVSKLTKSGEQKERIAIYLDKGKMAKNGIQVQEIGEVLYTQGLKGYAGDIDNGDMSVPIYLNTANQTEQNIANQIIRGDGQTDILRLKDVANIVREYPTPDNFIKNNGKKCLLMSVEMQTGNDITRFGKELNSILLEEGAKLPSDVKISTIVDQSKVVQKSVDEFLIEMLIAIISVVLVTVFFMPVRVAAVAATSIPITIFISLGIMYAAGFELNVVTFAALIVVLGLIVDDCIVIVDSYIEHLDEGMSRWHASIAGAGEYFKSLVSATLIISVTFFPFLITLKGPNKDFMFSYPWTLTITLFVSLAVALFIIPFMQYILIKKGLHKDKEDTKKSFLDRIQSGYDKLLPVFFKRPVLTLSILITSVVLAMLMLGNAKMRMMPIAERDLFAVEIYLPQGNSLVQTEKVADSLEKVLKKDDRVLSITSFIGASSPRFHSGYSPNMPSKNYAQFIVNTKSNKATEEILNEYADKYAFHFPRAYVFFKQLDNEVVRYPIEVRLTGADETTLKSMSKELIRDLSKMDEFLWVHNDAENPSSSVQINIDQQLANRQGISNNSVAQELGVINKGFDITNVWEDDYKMNITLRGEVDSLRQLNRLGDIYVPNMAGVSVPLNQVAEVSPAWRDGQINTRNGIYTMSVLADLKRNVNPNDIFPKVSTLVDSLLKKDDYKNVEVKYGGVSESNEESVPQTLIALLIAIFIIYFVLVFHYKKISLANLTLASTVLCFFGAAFGIWVTGFEFGMTSVLGFVCLIGIVMRNGIILFDYADKLRKNEKMTVKEAALEAGKRRMRPIVLTSVAASVGVITMLVVGSPLWGPMAAIICFGALFSMVFILTILPVSYWLVYRKQDTKIVK